The Halosimplex litoreum genome has a window encoding:
- a CDS encoding DUF4129 domain-containing protein → MDDYFDRTSLRVIAVGVVAMAAIAVGAATVTSVVDVGAAPVDPGGDNGIGEPDPQPDPTEPSDPNEGPPDEGTPVGTPSEPGEPRDLSRCVQPLTTWYGGLAYFGVFAAAVGLIKRRYSFGASLLGVYALAPPVLLSYFLSTDCPTVGGRGVGPGNVTGDTFPGTGGDPLVTTLPAEAVLGVFGVVLVGTAAALYRASGGDTISNIEERDPQADDADQFTPRDLAAAAGRAADRLEEHNADVDNEVYRAWWEMTSMLDVSDPDTATPGEFADAAVAAGMGAEDVAELTRLFEEVRYGQRDPASREKVALSVFRSIEHAYGERTDDSESQDR, encoded by the coding sequence ATGGACGACTACTTCGACAGGACGTCGTTGCGGGTGATCGCGGTCGGCGTGGTGGCGATGGCGGCGATCGCCGTCGGCGCGGCGACGGTAACCTCGGTGGTCGACGTCGGGGCGGCGCCGGTCGACCCCGGCGGCGACAACGGGATCGGTGAGCCGGATCCGCAGCCGGACCCGACCGAGCCGTCGGACCCGAACGAGGGGCCGCCCGACGAGGGGACGCCGGTCGGGACGCCCAGCGAGCCGGGTGAACCGCGAGATCTAAGCCGCTGTGTCCAGCCGCTGACGACGTGGTACGGCGGACTCGCCTACTTCGGCGTGTTCGCGGCGGCGGTCGGCCTGATCAAGCGCCGCTACAGCTTCGGCGCCTCGTTGCTCGGGGTGTACGCGCTCGCGCCGCCGGTACTGTTGTCGTACTTCCTCTCGACGGACTGCCCGACCGTCGGCGGGCGAGGGGTCGGGCCGGGGAACGTCACCGGCGATACCTTCCCCGGCACCGGCGGTGACCCGCTGGTCACGACCCTCCCCGCCGAGGCGGTGCTGGGCGTCTTCGGCGTCGTCCTCGTCGGCACCGCTGCGGCGCTGTACCGCGCGTCGGGCGGCGACACCATCTCGAACATCGAGGAGCGCGACCCCCAGGCCGACGACGCCGACCAGTTCACGCCGCGGGACCTGGCGGCCGCGGCCGGTCGCGCCGCCGACCGGCTGGAGGAGCACAACGCCGACGTGGACAACGAGGTCTACCGCGCCTGGTGGGAGATGACCAGCATGCTCGACGTGTCCGACCCCGACACGGCGACCCCCGGCGAGTTCGCCGACGCCGCCGTCGCCGCCGGCATGGGCGCCGAGGACGTGGCCGAACTCACCAGGTTGTTCGAGGAGGTCCGCTACGGCCAGCGCGACCCGGCCAGCCGCGAGAAGGTCGCGCTGTCGGTGTTCCGCTCCATCGAGCACGCCTACGGTGAGCGAACCGATGATTCTGAGTCCCAGGATCGGTAA
- a CDS encoding multicopper oxidase domain-containing protein, whose protein sequence is MTDNIGAPGTDMSRREFAKAAAGTTGFVALSGCQAAPAEESGVTVSEVESGTGSTPAQTANPADLPKTSPPQVVNVDEQGNQVTLSSVPSYHEVHPGESMGGPVDLPAVWAFQADDREPSVPGPILRTTEGEDMEVTLDNTDGKRPHTVHFHGQRKTWENDGVPTTTGITVPPGEKHTYEIPANVPGTHLYHCHYQTHRHIDMGMYGFLRVDPKGYEEADQELFMTMKEWDNDLNKQMAGMDVSYSPRQRDPNVFTINGKSAPRTLHPEDGSPVIVEQGDTVRIHFANNGYMMHPMHTHNHRFEVVEKDGSTVPEAARYKQDVLNIAPAERKTVEFEADADPGIYLMHCHKVFHAMNGNSYPGGMVGAIVYRDAMDSDIFSQLMDYAGYEG, encoded by the coding sequence ATGACCGACAACATCGGTGCGCCTGGAACGGATATGTCGCGTCGCGAGTTCGCCAAAGCCGCCGCCGGTACGACCGGCTTCGTGGCGCTCTCCGGCTGTCAGGCCGCCCCCGCCGAAGAGAGCGGTGTCACCGTCTCCGAGGTCGAATCGGGGACCGGTTCCACGCCCGCACAGACCGCCAACCCCGCGGACCTCCCGAAGACCTCCCCGCCACAGGTCGTCAACGTCGACGAACAGGGCAACCAGGTCACCCTGTCCAGCGTCCCCTCCTACCACGAGGTCCACCCCGGCGAGTCCATGGGCGGCCCGGTCGACCTCCCGGCGGTCTGGGCGTTCCAGGCCGACGACCGCGAACCCTCCGTTCCCGGTCCTATCCTCCGGACGACCGAGGGCGAGGACATGGAAGTCACGCTGGACAACACGGACGGCAAGCGCCCCCACACGGTCCACTTCCACGGCCAGCGCAAGACCTGGGAGAACGACGGCGTCCCGACGACGACGGGCATCACCGTCCCGCCGGGCGAGAAACACACCTACGAGATCCCCGCGAACGTCCCCGGCACCCACCTCTATCACTGCCACTACCAGACCCACCGCCACATCGACATGGGGATGTACGGCTTCCTGCGTGTCGACCCGAAGGGCTACGAGGAGGCCGACCAGGAACTGTTCATGACGATGAAGGAGTGGGACAACGACCTCAACAAGCAGATGGCTGGAATGGACGTGTCCTACTCGCCGCGCCAGCGCGACCCCAACGTCTTCACGATCAACGGCAAGTCCGCACCCCGGACGCTCCACCCCGAGGACGGCTCGCCCGTCATCGTCGAGCAGGGCGACACCGTCCGCATCCACTTCGCCAACAACGGGTACATGATGCACCCGATGCACACGCACAACCACCGCTTCGAAGTCGTCGAGAAGGACGGCTCGACCGTCCCCGAGGCGGCCCGCTACAAGCAGGACGTGCTCAACATCGCGCCCGCCGAGCGCAAGACCGTCGAGTTCGAGGCCGACGCCGACCCCGGTATCTACCTCATGCACTGCCACAAGGTGTTCCACGCCATGAACGGCAACTCCTACCCCGGCGGCATGGTCGGCGCCATCGTCTACCGCGACGCCATGGATTCGGACATCTTCTCCCAGCTCATGGACTACGCCGGCTACGAGGGCTGA
- a CDS encoding ABC transporter ATP-binding protein has protein sequence MASTSDDTTGTDGPSRGRDQTAEATDDPIVEVRNVSVTYDLQARDAMVLDDVSLDLRRGEILGCVGESGSGKSMLANAMMDAVEEPGITTGDVRYYPSGNADPVHVLDLSGDDLKQFRWEEISMVFQGALSSFNPTMSIGGHFEETLKAHDYDVDEGMERAHQLLSDLYLDPERVLNSYAHELSGGMSQRALIALSLILEPDVLLMDEPTAALDLLMQRSILSLLDDIKDKYELSILFITHDLPLVAGLADRLAILYAFELAEVGPSERIVRESSHPYTRALLKAVPNLDAPLDTMKPIEGTAPNPAHVPDGCHYAPRCPLADQRCHEEKPEWYDAGRDQRSACFHHERADEAVPFDVEAVTAAVEETAATGDADDAFGSDSATAGDALAAPDDETVVSLDDVSIHFEEEQGLLDSLRGEPETVHAVDDVSIDIPENDVLALVGESGCGKTTLGKAIIGVQRPTDGTVAYRGQDVWEAKDRVGDPHIEFGDIRRALQIIHQDPGASLNPNQKVVTSLEAPLKRWDPDLSTEDRRARIYALLDRVGMQPPEDYANRFPHQLSGGEQQRVALVRALLMNPDVILADEAVSALDVSLRVETMDLLLELQEQFDTSFVFISHTLSNARYLAEKADGRIGIMYLGELVEVGPPEQVLNDPQHPYTKVLRWATANLDPSDQEMTDPPVRSIDIPDPVDPPTGCRFHTRCPEAREACVSEAPELGETESTPGERAVACHRADSNHRYWSSQPLDGVDAAESPNAGD, from the coding sequence ATGGCGAGCACGAGCGACGACACGACCGGCACCGACGGTCCCTCGCGGGGCCGCGACCAGACCGCCGAAGCCACCGACGACCCCATCGTCGAGGTCCGCAACGTCAGCGTCACCTACGACCTGCAGGCCCGCGACGCGATGGTACTCGACGACGTGAGTCTCGACCTGCGTCGCGGGGAGATCCTCGGTTGCGTCGGCGAGTCGGGCTCGGGCAAGTCCATGCTCGCCAACGCGATGATGGACGCCGTCGAAGAGCCCGGGATCACCACTGGCGACGTGCGCTACTACCCCTCGGGCAACGCCGACCCGGTCCACGTCCTCGATCTTTCGGGCGACGATCTCAAGCAGTTCCGCTGGGAGGAGATCTCGATGGTCTTCCAGGGGGCGCTGTCGTCGTTCAATCCCACGATGTCGATCGGCGGGCACTTCGAAGAGACGCTGAAGGCCCACGACTACGACGTCGACGAGGGGATGGAGCGGGCCCACCAGCTCCTGTCGGACCTGTATCTCGACCCCGAGCGAGTCCTGAACTCCTACGCCCACGAACTGTCGGGCGGGATGAGCCAGCGGGCGCTGATCGCGCTGTCGCTGATCCTCGAACCCGACGTGCTCCTGATGGACGAGCCGACGGCCGCGCTCGACCTGCTGATGCAGCGGTCGATCCTCTCGCTGCTCGACGACATCAAGGACAAGTACGAGCTGTCGATCCTGTTCATCACGCACGACCTGCCGCTGGTGGCGGGGCTGGCCGACCGGCTGGCCATCCTCTACGCGTTCGAACTCGCGGAGGTCGGCCCGAGCGAACGGATCGTCCGGGAGTCGAGCCACCCTTACACCAGGGCGCTGCTGAAGGCGGTGCCCAACCTCGACGCGCCCCTCGACACGATGAAACCCATCGAGGGGACGGCGCCGAACCCGGCCCACGTCCCGGACGGCTGTCACTACGCGCCGCGGTGTCCGCTGGCCGACCAGCGTTGCCACGAGGAGAAACCGGAGTGGTACGACGCCGGTCGCGACCAGCGCTCGGCGTGTTTCCACCACGAGCGGGCCGACGAAGCGGTCCCGTTCGACGTGGAAGCGGTTACCGCAGCGGTCGAGGAGACCGCCGCGACGGGCGATGCCGACGACGCGTTTGGCTCCGACAGCGCGACCGCTGGCGACGCGCTCGCCGCGCCCGACGACGAGACGGTCGTCTCGCTGGACGACGTGTCGATCCACTTCGAGGAGGAGCAGGGACTGCTCGACTCGCTGCGGGGCGAGCCGGAGACGGTCCACGCGGTCGACGACGTGAGTATCGACATCCCGGAAAACGACGTGCTCGCGCTGGTCGGCGAGTCCGGCTGCGGGAAGACGACGCTGGGCAAGGCGATCATCGGCGTCCAGCGGCCCACCGATGGCACCGTCGCCTACCGCGGCCAGGACGTCTGGGAGGCCAAAGACCGGGTCGGCGACCCGCACATCGAGTTCGGCGACATCCGGCGGGCGCTGCAGATCATCCACCAGGACCCCGGCGCGTCGCTCAATCCGAACCAGAAGGTCGTCACCTCGCTGGAGGCGCCGCTGAAGCGCTGGGACCCGGATCTGTCGACCGAGGACCGTCGGGCGCGCATCTACGCGCTGCTCGACCGGGTCGGCATGCAACCGCCGGAGGACTACGCCAACCGCTTCCCTCACCAGCTCTCGGGCGGGGAGCAACAGCGCGTCGCGCTCGTGCGCGCGCTGCTGATGAACCCGGACGTGATCCTCGCCGACGAGGCCGTCTCGGCGCTCGACGTGTCCCTGCGAGTGGAGACGATGGACCTCCTGCTCGAACTGCAGGAGCAGTTCGACACGTCGTTCGTCTTCATTTCGCACACGCTGTCGAACGCCCGCTACCTCGCCGAGAAGGCAGACGGCCGAATCGGGATCATGTACCTCGGCGAACTCGTCGAGGTCGGGCCGCCCGAGCAGGTACTGAACGACCCCCAGCACCCCTACACGAAGGTGTTACGCTGGGCGACGGCGAACCTGGACCCGAGCGACCAGGAGATGACGGACCCGCCGGTCCGGTCGATCGACATCCCCGACCCGGTGGACCCACCGACGGGCTGTCGGTTCCACACCCGCTGTCCGGAAGCCCGCGAGGCTTGCGTGAGCGAGGCGCCCGAGCTGGGCGAGACCGAGTCGACGCCGGGCGAGCGCGCTGTCGCGTGCCACCGCGCGGACTCGAACCACCGGTACTGGTCGAGTCAACCGCTCGACGGCGTCGACGCGGCGGAGTCGCCCAACGCCGGGGACTGA
- a CDS encoding DUF2249 domain-containing protein → MSIGPNVEAIAAETDAPPEAPRETLDVRDLGPPEPLANTLERLVELDDGAVLVQLNDRAPQHLYPRLDDRGYEYATVERDGVTVTTIWRT, encoded by the coding sequence ATGTCCATCGGACCGAACGTCGAGGCGATCGCCGCCGAGACCGACGCCCCGCCGGAGGCCCCCAGAGAGACGCTCGACGTGCGCGATCTCGGCCCGCCGGAGCCGCTGGCGAACACGCTCGAACGACTGGTCGAACTCGACGACGGGGCGGTGCTCGTCCAGCTGAACGACCGCGCACCGCAGCACCTCTATCCCAGGCTCGACGACCGCGGCTACGAGTACGCCACCGTCGAGCGCGACGGGGTGACCGTCACGACTATCTGGCGGACATGA
- a CDS encoding ABC transporter permease yields the protein MSYVLKRIGQSILTVFVVVSGSFGLIRLLPGGPMDYLRAQMIQQGGSSMTMAEINQRIAAQTNIAVEEPVYVQYFDYMTAILSGDFGRSIWFEQPVASIIGPAIPWTVFLTASALFLAFVVGVSLGAVMAYKEGSTFDLTSTGVGLVLNSTPGYVVALLFVAYLGYRYQIFPTGGRYNSAIDPGFSAPFLLSVLKHGALPIASMAVVGFGGWALSMRGNSIRVLGEDYLRVARLRGLSTRRIALRYVARNAILPMYTGLMIAIGTVFGGAVIIENIFAYPGVGFYLITAIEARDYPLMMGGFILITVAMVIGITIADLTYGMLDPRAKGGASRESY from the coding sequence ATGAGCTACGTACTGAAGCGGATCGGCCAATCAATCCTCACCGTCTTCGTGGTGGTGTCGGGTAGCTTCGGCCTCATCCGACTGCTGCCGGGCGGCCCGATGGACTACCTGCGAGCGCAGATGATCCAACAGGGCGGCAGCTCGATGACGATGGCCGAGATCAACCAGCGTATCGCCGCCCAGACCAATATCGCGGTCGAAGAGCCTGTCTACGTCCAGTATTTCGACTACATGACGGCGATCCTGAGCGGGGACTTCGGCCGCTCGATCTGGTTCGAACAGCCCGTCGCGAGCATCATCGGGCCGGCGATCCCGTGGACGGTGTTCCTGACCGCTTCGGCGCTGTTCCTCGCCTTCGTCGTCGGCGTCTCGCTGGGCGCCGTCATGGCCTACAAGGAGGGCTCGACGTTCGACCTCACCAGCACGGGCGTCGGGCTGGTGCTCAACTCGACGCCGGGATACGTCGTCGCGCTGCTGTTCGTCGCCTATCTGGGCTATCGCTACCAGATCTTCCCGACGGGCGGACGGTACAACTCGGCGATCGACCCCGGATTCAGCGCCCCGTTCCTCCTGAGCGTGCTGAAACACGGGGCCTTGCCGATCGCTTCGATGGCCGTCGTCGGCTTCGGCGGCTGGGCGCTGTCGATGCGAGGCAACTCCATCCGCGTTCTCGGTGAGGACTACCTCCGGGTCGCCCGGCTGCGCGGGCTCTCGACCCGGCGGATCGCCCTTCGGTACGTCGCGCGCAACGCCATCCTGCCGATGTACACGGGCCTGATGATCGCCATCGGGACCGTCTTCGGCGGGGCGGTCATCATCGAGAACATCTTCGCGTACCCGGGCGTCGGGTTCTACCTGATCACGGCGATCGAAGCGCGCGATTACCCGCTGATGATGGGCGGGTTCATCCTCATCACCGTCGCGATGGTCATCGGCATCACGATCGCAGACCTGACCTACGGGATGCTCGACCCGCGCGCCAAGGGAGGTGCCTCGCGTGAGTCCTACTAA
- a CDS encoding cupin domain-containing protein — protein sequence MSEVVHLPDREGDGRGVLFGGAPKTVRLSLDAGDRVPPHQHPGTEIVCYVVDGALDVTLGDETVDLVAGDAARFSGDRDISPRAREDSVALLVLAEG from the coding sequence ATGAGCGAGGTCGTCCACCTCCCCGACCGTGAGGGCGACGGCCGCGGCGTCCTCTTCGGGGGCGCGCCGAAGACGGTCCGACTCTCCCTCGACGCCGGCGACCGCGTCCCGCCTCACCAGCACCCCGGGACGGAGATCGTCTGCTACGTCGTCGACGGCGCCCTCGACGTGACGCTCGGCGACGAGACGGTCGACCTCGTCGCCGGCGACGCCGCTCGCTTCTCCGGCGACCGGGACATCTCCCCGCGGGCTCGCGAGGACAGCGTCGCCCTCCTCGTCCTCGCCGAGGGCTGA
- a CDS encoding VOC family protein translates to MSDDDERARTVGINHVALSVGDAEEAREFYASIFDFEVRGRTDSAVFLDVGDQFLALTEDATAGRTTDDHRHFGLVVDDADLVEERLNEAEVERIATAGLDFRDPWGNRIQVVQYDEVQFTKADHVLDGMGLDLGKSESARAELAEKGMAPE, encoded by the coding sequence ATGAGTGACGACGACGAACGCGCTCGGACGGTGGGGATCAACCACGTCGCGCTGTCGGTGGGTGACGCCGAGGAGGCCCGCGAGTTCTACGCCTCGATCTTCGACTTCGAGGTGCGCGGCCGGACCGACTCGGCGGTGTTTCTCGACGTGGGTGACCAGTTCCTCGCGCTGACCGAGGACGCGACCGCCGGACGGACGACCGACGACCACCGGCACTTCGGGCTGGTCGTCGACGACGCCGACCTCGTCGAAGAGCGGCTGAACGAGGCGGAGGTCGAACGGATCGCCACGGCCGGCCTGGACTTCCGCGACCCGTGGGGCAATCGCATCCAGGTCGTCCAGTACGACGAGGTGCAGTTCACCAAGGCCGACCACGTCCTCGACGGGATGGGGCTCGACCTGGGCAAGAGCGAGTCGGCTCGCGCGGAACTCGCCGAGAAGGGGATGGCACCGGAGTGA
- a CDS encoding DUF2249 domain-containing protein, translating to MPVTTLDVREVPPPERHPTIHEAFEELASGETLRIVNDHEPKPLFYEFQAEVEDFDAENYAVERRESDEFVADLPKV from the coding sequence ATGCCAGTGACCACGCTCGACGTCCGCGAGGTCCCGCCGCCCGAACGCCACCCGACGATCCACGAGGCGTTCGAGGAACTGGCGAGCGGTGAGACGCTGCGGATCGTCAACGATCACGAACCGAAGCCGCTGTTCTACGAGTTCCAGGCCGAGGTCGAGGACTTCGACGCCGAGAACTACGCGGTCGAGCGGCGCGAGTCCGACGAGTTCGTCGCCGACCTCCCGAAGGTATGA
- a CDS encoding TrmB family transcriptional regulator, with protein sequence MTDEQIDDGTLRDELNVFGFSDTEIDTYLAILEQGETTVRTVAEAADVTQRAVYNIAERLQDRGLVRVNDHASPTTIRALPPEEAIDALSNRLESITPTLENRFNETEPKTPEIQIIKARETAVKRLRRGISEADHEVLVAVPGHSYEDIEPELRDAVDRGVLVFLLVGGMADIDADELGLDETAAVVRSWSESLPFMYAADDEAAMIGHSGILSGTHVDKEAVTVTQDNLAGAIVGLYFGAYWPAATEVHVREPGDLPRTFDWFRHSVLEAVLHRREGAELEAVVRTDEGPEVAGRVSQVRQAFVEPATNDYTLETSLYVETDAGEVSIGGPGSFIEEYEGQTVTLQPVEE encoded by the coding sequence ATGACCGACGAGCAGATAGACGACGGGACGCTCAGGGACGAGTTGAACGTGTTCGGTTTCTCGGACACGGAGATCGACACCTACCTGGCGATCCTCGAACAGGGCGAGACGACCGTTCGGACGGTCGCGGAGGCGGCGGACGTGACCCAGCGGGCGGTGTACAACATCGCCGAGCGGCTGCAGGACCGGGGTCTCGTCCGGGTCAACGACCACGCCTCGCCGACGACCATCCGGGCGCTGCCGCCGGAAGAGGCCATCGACGCGCTGTCGAACCGTCTGGAGTCGATCACGCCGACGCTGGAGAATCGATTCAACGAGACCGAGCCGAAGACCCCGGAGATACAGATCATCAAGGCTCGCGAGACGGCGGTCAAGCGGCTCCGGAGGGGGATCTCCGAGGCCGACCACGAGGTGCTCGTGGCGGTCCCGGGTCACTCCTACGAGGACATCGAACCGGAGCTGCGCGACGCGGTCGACCGCGGCGTGCTCGTCTTCCTGCTCGTCGGCGGGATGGCGGACATCGACGCAGACGAGCTGGGCCTCGACGAGACGGCCGCGGTCGTCCGCTCGTGGTCCGAGAGCCTGCCGTTCATGTACGCCGCCGACGACGAGGCGGCGATGATCGGCCACTCGGGAATTCTCTCGGGCACCCACGTCGACAAGGAAGCGGTCACCGTGACGCAGGACAACCTCGCCGGCGCCATCGTCGGACTGTACTTCGGCGCGTACTGGCCCGCGGCGACCGAGGTTCACGTCCGCGAGCCGGGCGACCTCCCACGGACCTTCGACTGGTTTCGCCACTCCGTGCTGGAGGCCGTCCTCCACCGTCGCGAGGGCGCGGAACTGGAGGCCGTCGTCCGGACCGACGAAGGCCCCGAGGTCGCCGGCCGGGTCAGCCAGGTCCGCCAGGCGTTCGTCGAGCCGGCGACAAACGACTACACGCTGGAGACCAGCCTCTACGTGGAGACCGACGCCGGCGAGGTCAGTATCGGCGGGCCCGGGTCGTTCATCGAGGAGTACGAGGGCCAAACGGTGACGCTGCAGCCGGTCGAAGAGTAG
- a CDS encoding DUF7537 family lipoprotein, with protein MRRALVALLVVLAGCSAFAPGTDRPTVTSAPVPTDSGLAPGVEPNGMTDAAALAGAHAATLGNSSYTLVTNRTVRAANGSLRSVLTVRLALSAGPSRDYHARVSVDGPAAPLVTGEPPERAEYWANDEVYLRRRIVDDRTMYSRYDDTDAYVGTWSFWLGTAALDLGPEAEVRSTLEEFETRVADDSRDRDRDRVHLVGTAAGSDEFVDDPGEIERVENATLHAFVAESGFVRSYHVVYDATLDAGDRVRVRRSVRFERVGTTTVERPSWYDEAMERG; from the coding sequence ATGCGCCGGGCGCTCGTCGCGCTGCTCGTCGTTCTCGCCGGCTGTAGTGCGTTCGCGCCCGGAACGGACCGCCCGACGGTGACGTCGGCGCCGGTGCCGACCGATTCGGGACTGGCGCCGGGCGTCGAACCGAACGGTATGACCGACGCGGCGGCGCTGGCCGGCGCCCACGCGGCCACGCTCGGGAACAGCAGTTACACACTCGTCACGAACCGGACCGTTCGGGCGGCGAACGGGTCGCTCAGGTCGGTGTTGACCGTCCGACTCGCGCTCTCGGCCGGTCCCTCGCGGGACTACCACGCGAGGGTATCGGTCGACGGCCCGGCCGCGCCGCTCGTGACCGGCGAACCACCGGAGCGGGCGGAGTACTGGGCGAACGACGAGGTGTACCTCCGCCGCCGGATCGTCGACGACCGGACGATGTACAGTCGGTACGACGACACCGACGCCTACGTCGGGACCTGGAGCTTCTGGCTCGGCACGGCCGCGCTGGATCTGGGACCCGAGGCGGAGGTCCGGTCGACCCTCGAAGAGTTCGAGACGCGCGTCGCCGACGACTCGCGCGACCGCGACCGCGACCGAGTCCACCTCGTCGGGACGGCCGCCGGGTCCGACGAGTTCGTCGACGATCCGGGCGAGATCGAGCGCGTCGAGAACGCGACGCTGCACGCGTTCGTCGCCGAGTCGGGGTTCGTGCGGTCGTATCACGTCGTCTACGACGCGACGCTCGACGCCGGCGACCGCGTCCGGGTCAGGCGGAGCGTCCGGTTCGAACGGGTCGGAACGACGACGGTCGAGCGCCCGTCGTGGTACGACGAGGCGATGGAACGGGGGTGA
- a CDS encoding ABC transporter permease, which translates to MSPTKDSPARDDRDEDPAFAAIEGDDDAIDPESVTGAGDSGPSRPAISGHARKGRVAADDGEPGDGLRTDGAGGSVSEFEQMADVSLSETERRRQWFEEKILAPARIVWDDWRARFGVVVVTFYLLMGTVGLQLVAEPSPNQGPLLVGAFRTLQYPLGTTASGTDIMSQIVYSTPTMLIMITSGAVFTVVLGTVTGTLAGYKGGRTDSVLMTISDVMMTIPGLPLTIVLATALSINGNPVVIGVLITVNAWAGLARAIRSQVLTLRDAEYVEASRIMGIGTPKIIASDIIPNLMPYISMNFVRQARAVIFGAVGLYFLGVLPYNSNNWGVMMNAAVNRAGATSSPAAFHWLLVPMVTIIVLALGLTLLAQGADRVFNPRVRARHAKTVEDDGDEEGDGGGPGGATSAATGGI; encoded by the coding sequence GTGAGTCCTACTAAGGACTCCCCGGCCCGCGACGACCGCGACGAAGACCCAGCGTTCGCCGCCATCGAGGGCGACGACGACGCGATCGACCCCGAGTCGGTCACCGGAGCCGGCGACTCCGGGCCGTCGCGGCCCGCTATCTCGGGTCACGCCCGGAAGGGCCGTGTAGCGGCGGACGACGGAGAGCCCGGCGACGGGTTACGGACCGACGGCGCCGGCGGCTCGGTCTCCGAGTTCGAACAGATGGCCGACGTGTCGCTGTCGGAGACCGAGCGCCGTCGACAGTGGTTCGAGGAGAAGATACTGGCGCCGGCGCGGATCGTCTGGGACGACTGGCGAGCCCGCTTCGGCGTCGTCGTCGTCACGTTCTACCTGCTGATGGGGACGGTCGGACTGCAGCTCGTCGCGGAGCCCTCGCCCAATCAGGGGCCGCTGCTGGTCGGGGCGTTCCGGACGCTGCAGTACCCGCTCGGCACCACGGCGTCGGGCACCGACATCATGTCACAGATCGTCTACTCGACGCCCACGATGCTGATCATGATCACTTCCGGGGCGGTGTTCACCGTCGTCCTCGGGACGGTGACCGGCACGCTCGCCGGCTACAAGGGCGGCCGCACGGACAGCGTCCTGATGACGATCTCCGACGTGATGATGACGATCCCGGGGCTGCCCCTGACCATCGTGCTGGCGACGGCGCTGTCGATCAACGGGAACCCGGTCGTCATCGGGGTCCTCATCACCGTCAACGCCTGGGCGGGCCTCGCACGCGCGATCCGGTCGCAGGTGCTGACGCTGCGGGACGCCGAGTACGTCGAGGCGTCGCGGATCATGGGTATCGGGACGCCGAAGATCATCGCGAGCGATATCATCCCGAACCTGATGCCGTACATCTCGATGAACTTCGTCCGGCAGGCCCGCGCGGTCATCTTCGGGGCCGTCGGGCTGTACTTCCTCGGCGTCCTGCCGTACAACAGCAACAACTGGGGCGTCATGATGAACGCCGCGGTCAACCGCGCGGGGGCGACGTCCTCGCCGGCGGCGTTCCACTGGCTGCTCGTCCCGATGGTGACGATCATCGTCCTCGCGCTCGGGCTGACCCTGCTCGCGCAGGGCGCCGACCGCGTGTTCAACCCGCGCGTGCGGGCCCGCCACGCCAAGACCGTCGAGGACGACGGCGACGAGGAGGGCGACGGTGGCGGCCCCGGCGGCGCCACCAGCGCGGCCACGGGAGGTATCTGA